Proteins co-encoded in one Medicago truncatula cultivar Jemalong A17 chromosome 8, MtrunA17r5.0-ANR, whole genome shotgun sequence genomic window:
- the LOC11408169 gene encoding uncharacterized protein, whose translation MGSSLPSPPPPPPWNSDDDFVLKSAVEGGASLESLAKGVVSFSKRYSTAELTERWHSLLYDYDISDEASVAMNNLEVAKPNSDGIKEAVSVDLGIKEAASVDVTARKRKTQTLRKKYYAMRKRLRTEVFFNTFDMALRDEMCIENNTTEKEIVGSGNINDCLNKDVNNNLLVNSIVNYGNQLGLVGARAGSSHSMSEDPLWKTMEDVSAPNMPIHASLENGGSESKETIPHVSDALFNLPNEDELMFVNIDEKDETAVNKQSDANVDSILLRSPCDIQGEDMSVVGESQKLVAETRLAMANGPSAELEVVADSPASSHGDSGFVADCRNEVQSSAAAHGSHPKPANEFRVCSLNTEDSVPSPSDGIEDVNESTVVPNSVNVSAVVVPNSATPKPISIVKEVGYPDSSISNQKRNEPGRSLKSRKDHVAAVTKRKDIPSNFSSALQSVQPGLVPNISKENPVAAVPKTENPAKNLISAVSRQSNNFIVNTNQSQSRLVHATMKHASYGQPTQEVIIALPSPVNTHPKEEEHKTLPDSEAKLSFINQEIGDDDDESDDDDESDGEEQEIPYFSDVEGMILEMDLGPTDQDTKASTEVSRFQNEETKRTIIRLEQSSQAMTRRAMDSRGALAVLYGRTMKEYIIQPEVILGRSTDDTHVDIDLAKEGQYAHNISRRQALIKMAADGSFRIKNLGKRSIFLNDKEVPTGQMRGLRSGTLIQIRALAFIFDVNKKCVEKFIENEKKPREIEG comes from the exons ATGGGTAGCTCTCTTCcctctcctcctcctcctcctccgtGGAATTCCGATGACGATTTTGTCCTCAAGAGCGCCGTTGAG GGTGGAGCTTCTCTGGAATCGTTGGCCAAGGGTGTTGTTTCCTTCTCCAAAAGGTATTCCACAGCAGAATTGACTGAGCGCTGGCATTCTCTTCTCTACGATTATGACATTTCCGATGAAGCTTCCGTTGCCATGAACAATTTGGAGGTTGCCAAGCCTAACAGTGATGGAATCAAGGAAGCAGTCTCTGTGGACCTTGGAATCAAGGAAGCAGCCTCTGTGGATGTTACTGCCCGGAAGAGGAAAACTCAGACCCTTCGCAAGAAGTACTACGCCATGCGGAAGAGACTTCGTACAGaggttttttttaatacttttgatATGGCTTTACGTGATGAGATGTGCATTGAAAATAACACCACTGAAAAAGAAATTGTTGGGTCTGGTAATATTAATGATTGTTTAAATAAGGATGTGAATAATAATTTGCTTGTCAATAGTATAGTTAATTATGGGAATCAATTGGGGTTAGTGGGAGCTAGGGCGGGGTCATCTCATTCAATGAGTGAAGATCCACTTTGGAAGACAATGGAGGATGTCTCTGCACCTAACATGCCGATCCATGCTAGTCTTGAAAATGGAGGTTCTGAGTCGAAAGAGACGATTCCCCATGTTTCTGATGCACTCTTCAACTTGCCGAATGAAGACGAGCTTATGTTTGTGAATATAGACGAGAAAGACGAGACTGCAGTGAATAAACAGTCTGATGCGAATGTTGATTCAATTCTTTTGCGTTCTCCCTGTGACATTCAAGGCGAGGATATGTCTGTTGTTGGTGAATCTCAGAAGTTGGTTGCAGAAACACGACTTGCTATGGCAAATGGTCCGTCTGCTGAGTTAGAGGTTGTTGCTGACTCGCCGGCTAGCAGTCATGGTGATTCCGGTTTTGTTGCTGATTGTAGAAATGAAGTCCAATCATCTGCTGCTGCACATGGTTCTCACCCTAAGCCTGCTAATGAATTTAGGGTCTGTTCATTGAACACTGAAGATAGTGTCCCGTCCCCATCCGATGGCATTGAGGATGTAAACGAATCCACTGTAGTTCCTAATTCTGTGAACGTATCTGCTGTAGTAGTTCCTAATTCTGCGACTCCGAAACCCATATCAATTGTTAAAGAGGTGGGTTATCCAGATTCCTCCATCAGTaatcaaaaaagaaatgaaCCAGGTAGAAGTTTGAAATCAAGAAAGGATCATGTTGCTGCTGTAACGAAAAGAAAAGACATTCCTTCGAACTTTTCCTCGGCTTTGCAGTCAGTTCAACCAGGATTAGTGCCTAATATAAGCAAGGAAAACCCTGTTGCTGCTGTACCGAAAACTGAAAATCCCGCAAAGAATTTGATTTCTGCAGTTTCTAGACAGAGTAACAATTTCATTGTCAATACCAATCAAAGTCAAAGCAGATTAGTTCATGCAACTATGAAGCATGCCTCATATGGACAACCGACACAAGAG GTAATTATTGCTCTGCCTTCACCTGTTAATACACATCCAAAGGAAGAGGAACATAAGACTTTACCTGATTCAGAAGCAAAACTATCATTCATCAATCAGGAAATAggcgatgatgatgatgagagtgatgatgatgatgagagtgATGGTGAAGAGCAAGAAATTCCTTACTTTTCTGATGTTGAGGGAATG ATTCTTGAAATGGACTTAGGTCCAACCGATCAAGATACCAAGGCAAGTACTGAAG TTTCGAGATTCCAAAACGAAGAAACTAAGAGGACCATCATAAGGTTGGAGCAATCTTCTCAGGCCATGACGCGAAGAGCCATGGATTCTCGCGGTGCACTTGCAGTATTGTATGGGCGCACTATGAAGGAATATATTATACAACCCGAG GTGATACTTGGCAGATCAACAGATGACACACATGTTGATATTGACTTGGCTAAAGAAGGGCAATATGCTCACAACATATCAAGAAGACAA GCTTTAATAAAGATGGCGGCAGATGGTTCTTTCCGCATAAAGAATCTTGGCAAGAGGTCTATATTCTTGAATGACAAAGAAGTTCCTACAGGACAGATGCGGGGTCTGAGATCTGGTACTTTGATCCAG ATTAGGGCATTGGCATTCATATTTGATGTCAATAAGAAATGCGTGGAAAAGTTTATTGAAAATGAGAAGAAACCTAGAGAGATAGAAGGATGA